From Actinomyces sp. oral taxon 171 str. F0337, one genomic window encodes:
- a CDS encoding prevent-host-death protein, with protein sequence MALTVDSPLAVRRSSDLSKHSAEVFAEAENHPVTVTRRDGESLVLMSQREADARNELLNIAATLITVSLEDGPLTDRMASRYPWMYALTPQDQEQCARDLIDAARASFSTLQPHLAIAKLTSWRETAAAIAAGLSPHPVEWLDDDDEAVVNRP encoded by the coding sequence ATGGCACTCACCGTTGATTCCCCACTAGCTGTGCGCCGCTCATCCGACCTGAGCAAGCATTCAGCTGAGGTCTTCGCCGAGGCGGAGAACCACCCCGTCACTGTGACCCGCCGCGATGGGGAATCCCTTGTCCTCATGTCTCAGCGCGAGGCAGATGCTCGAAATGAGCTCTTGAACATCGCCGCCACCCTCATCACGGTGTCCCTTGAGGATGGCCCACTCACTGATCGGATGGCCAGCCGATACCCGTGGATGTATGCACTGACGCCTCAGGATCAAGAACAGTGCGCCCGCGACCTCATCGACGCAGCGCGAGCCTCCTTCTCAACACTCCAGCCGCACCTGGCGATCGCCAAGTTGACCAGCTGGCGTGAGACAGCCGCGGCAATCGCTGCAGGTCTGAGCCCACATCCGGTCGAGTGGCTCGACGACGATGACGAAGCAGTCGTCAACCGACCCTGA
- a CDS encoding dihydrolipoyl dehydrogenase family protein, giving the protein MSQPTVNSDATNQTDVPVEEVDLLVVGGGKAGKSLAMLRAKAGDKVVMVERDKVGGTCINVACIPTKTLISAARVLREVQGSQAYGVTLPEQDGGADTLSQARIELASFRARKEAIVGGMVAAHEKMFPASGMDFVKGTARFVGERTVEIALNDGGLRRVRGAKVLINTGTTPSVPPIEGLSDVRYWTSEDLLTLPELPSGLTVLGGGVIGVEMASLMGLLGVPVTIVHAGPHILDREDEDVAAEVTAGLKALGVTVLTGAPASKVAAAADGNGVVVTTADGHEVSGSHLLVALGRTPVTAGLGLETAGVELTERGFVRVDDHLRTTAENVYAAGDVAGTPQFTHASWNDFRVLRDLFAGKEASTTGRLIPWAVFTTPELGHVGLTETEAREAGYEVRVAKTPTAAVPRAKTLGRTEGFFKVIIDARTDLILGAAIIGAEASEVVTSIQMAMLGGLMWQQVRDAVITHPTMSEGLNIVLDSLG; this is encoded by the coding sequence ATGTCCCAGCCCACCGTCAACAGTGACGCGACCAACCAGACAGACGTCCCGGTCGAGGAGGTCGACCTTCTCGTCGTCGGAGGCGGCAAGGCAGGCAAGTCCCTGGCGATGCTGCGCGCCAAGGCCGGAGACAAGGTCGTCATGGTGGAGCGGGACAAGGTGGGCGGCACCTGCATCAACGTCGCCTGCATCCCCACCAAGACCCTCATCTCCGCCGCCCGCGTCCTTCGTGAGGTCCAGGGCTCACAGGCCTACGGCGTCACCCTGCCCGAACAGGACGGCGGCGCCGACACCCTGTCCCAGGCCCGCATCGAGCTGGCCTCCTTCCGCGCCCGCAAGGAGGCCATCGTAGGAGGCATGGTGGCCGCTCACGAGAAGATGTTCCCCGCCTCCGGCATGGACTTCGTCAAGGGAACCGCACGTTTCGTGGGCGAGCGCACCGTCGAGATCGCCCTCAACGACGGCGGCCTGCGGCGCGTGCGCGGCGCCAAGGTCCTCATCAACACCGGCACCACGCCGTCCGTTCCCCCGATCGAGGGCCTGTCCGACGTGCGCTACTGGACCAGCGAGGACCTGCTCACCCTGCCCGAGCTTCCCAGTGGCCTCACTGTCCTGGGCGGCGGCGTCATCGGCGTCGAGATGGCCTCCCTCATGGGGCTCCTCGGAGTCCCGGTCACCATCGTCCACGCCGGGCCGCACATCCTGGACCGCGAGGACGAGGACGTCGCCGCTGAGGTGACCGCCGGCCTGAAGGCCCTGGGAGTCACGGTCCTGACCGGTGCGCCCGCCTCGAAGGTCGCCGCCGCGGCTGACGGGAACGGCGTCGTCGTCACCACCGCCGACGGTCACGAGGTGAGCGGATCCCACCTGCTCGTCGCCCTGGGACGCACCCCCGTCACCGCCGGCCTCGGCCTGGAGACCGCGGGCGTGGAGCTGACCGAGCGCGGCTTCGTGCGTGTCGACGACCACCTGCGCACTACCGCCGAGAACGTCTACGCCGCCGGTGACGTGGCCGGCACGCCCCAGTTCACCCACGCCTCCTGGAACGACTTCCGCGTCCTGCGCGACCTCTTCGCCGGCAAGGAGGCATCCACTACCGGACGCCTCATCCCCTGGGCCGTCTTCACCACGCCCGAGCTCGGGCACGTGGGCCTGACCGAGACCGAGGCCCGCGAGGCCGGCTACGAGGTACGCGTCGCCAAGACCCCGACGGCGGCCGTCCCGCGCGCCAAGACCCTGGGCCGCACCGAGGGCTTCTTCAAGGTCATCATCGACGCCCGCACCGACCTCATCCTGGGCGCCGCCATCATCGGTGCCGAGGCCAGCGAGGTCGTCACCAGCATCCAGATGGCGATGCTGGGTGGCCTGATGTGGCAGCAGGTGCGTGACGCCGTCATCACCCACCCCACCATGAGCGAGGGACTCAACATCGTCCTGGACTCCCTGGGCTGA
- a CDS encoding YbaK/EbsC family protein — MSVLRDPAEVFAAEIGWQPALERTDLLAEPVAAALRALEAASPEGADLVRQAQVVPIDPAHSDTDALNAHYDLDPEATGNCVLVAGKRTGQERIAACVVRATDFADVNHVVKKRIDVRKASFLPVERAVEMSGMEYGGITPVGLPEDWRLFIDGAVADRTTVLIGSGVRHSKLLVPGALLAALPGAERVENLGVRPA, encoded by the coding sequence ATGAGTGTTCTGCGCGACCCGGCTGAGGTCTTCGCCGCGGAGATCGGCTGGCAGCCGGCTCTGGAGCGTACCGATCTGCTCGCTGAGCCGGTGGCCGCCGCGCTGCGGGCGCTGGAGGCGGCCTCGCCCGAGGGCGCGGACCTGGTCCGTCAGGCGCAGGTGGTTCCCATTGACCCGGCCCACTCCGACACTGACGCCCTCAACGCGCACTATGACCTGGACCCCGAGGCGACCGGGAACTGCGTGCTCGTGGCCGGTAAGCGCACCGGCCAGGAGCGCATCGCCGCCTGCGTCGTGCGCGCCACCGACTTCGCTGACGTCAACCACGTCGTCAAGAAGCGCATTGACGTGCGTAAGGCCTCATTCCTGCCGGTGGAGCGGGCAGTGGAGATGAGCGGCATGGAGTACGGCGGGATCACACCGGTCGGTCTGCCAGAGGACTGGAGGCTCTTCATCGACGGCGCCGTGGCGGACCGGACCACGGTGCTCATCGGCTCGGGTGTGCGCCACTCCAAGCTACTGGTGCCCGGAGCACTGCTGGCAGCACTGCCGGGGGCCGAGCGCGTCGAGAACCTGGGGGTGCGCCCCGCCTGA
- a CDS encoding GNAT family N-acetyltransferase produces MSTTESHTPSPVLTCGVLKGDIVRLEPLQPQHVPGLQQAAEAAATSPFATVPAPETVEDYVAHSLARRDTGTYAPFAQVEVATGRVVGHTAYLTPRWMPDGRLFAVEVGSSWLSPAVRGTAVNPAAKLLLLTQAFEEWGVDRVDIKTDARNELARGAIAALGATFEGILRAWQPSLAPGEEGRTRDTAMFAITPQQWPGVRTRLVERIERRSTSSKG; encoded by the coding sequence ATGAGCACTACCGAGTCGCACACCCCCTCCCCCGTTCTGACCTGTGGCGTGCTGAAGGGCGACATCGTGCGCCTGGAGCCACTGCAGCCCCAGCACGTGCCGGGGCTGCAGCAGGCCGCCGAGGCAGCCGCGACCAGCCCTTTCGCCACGGTGCCGGCACCGGAGACGGTCGAAGACTATGTGGCTCATAGCCTGGCCCGCCGGGACACAGGTACCTACGCGCCGTTCGCCCAGGTGGAGGTCGCCACCGGCCGCGTCGTCGGGCACACCGCCTACCTGACACCCCGATGGATGCCGGACGGGCGGCTCTTCGCCGTCGAGGTCGGCTCCTCCTGGCTCTCGCCGGCTGTTCGCGGCACCGCCGTCAACCCGGCCGCCAAGCTCCTGCTGCTCACACAGGCTTTTGAGGAGTGGGGCGTGGACCGCGTGGACATCAAGACCGATGCGCGCAACGAGCTGGCTCGCGGTGCGATCGCGGCGCTGGGCGCGACCTTCGAGGGGATCCTGCGCGCCTGGCAGCCCTCCCTGGCTCCCGGCGAGGAGGGGCGCACGCGCGACACAGCCATGTTCGCCATCACCCCGCAGCAGTGGCCCGGGGTCAGGACCCGTCTGGTGGAGCGCATCGAGAGGCGCTCGACGTCGTCGAAAGGATGA
- a CDS encoding tRNA (cytidine(34)-2'-O)-methyltransferase: MLHVIFFSPRIPGNTGAAIRLSANTGAMLHLVDPLFDMDDAKLRRAGLDYHDLASTRVHATWQKCLEQIPGRIFAFTSHTERLYTQVDWHGDDALLFGPEPTGLPQEILDHPRVSAHLRIPMVEGNRSLNLANSAAIGLYEAWRSLGFVGGA, translated from the coding sequence GTGCTGCACGTCATCTTCTTCTCCCCGCGCATCCCGGGCAACACCGGGGCGGCGATCCGCCTGAGCGCCAACACCGGTGCCATGCTCCACCTCGTGGACCCCCTGTTCGACATGGATGACGCCAAGCTGCGCCGCGCCGGCCTGGACTACCACGACCTGGCCAGCACGCGCGTCCACGCTACCTGGCAGAAGTGCCTCGAGCAGATCCCCGGACGCATCTTCGCCTTCACCTCCCACACCGAGCGCCTCTACACCCAGGTCGACTGGCACGGCGACGACGCCCTCCTGTTCGGCCCCGAGCCCACCGGCCTGCCCCAGGAGATCCTCGACCACCCGCGGGTGAGCGCCCACCTGCGCATCCCCATGGTGGAGGGCAACCGCTCCCTCAACCTGGCCAACTCCGCCGCCATCGGCCTGTACGAGGCCTGGCGGTCCCTGGGCTTCGTCGGAGGAGCCTGA